A window of Fictibacillus halophilus contains these coding sequences:
- a CDS encoding TIGR01212 family radical SAM protein (This family includes YhcC from E. coli K-12, an uncharacterized radical SAM protein.), which produces MTHLMEKPDYFGEKRYYTWNQHLKSHFGDKIIKVPLDGGFDCPNRDGNAAYGGCTFCSQSGSGDFAGNRRDDIITQFHTVKERMHSKWKKGKYIGYFQAFTNTYAPVEQLKELYETVLEQEGVVGLSIATRPDCLPDDVIEYLADLNKRTYLWVELGLQTVHERTAMLINRAHDYATYVEGVEKLRKHNIRVCSHIINGLPLETPEMMMETAREVAKLDVQGIKIHLLHLLKKTPMVKQYEQGMLEFLDFDTYVKLVCDQLEILPPQMMIHRLTGDGPSDLLVGPMWSLNKWKVLNAIESELKNRNSFQGKFYNTSEVNTP; this is translated from the coding sequence ATGACACACCTTATGGAAAAACCAGATTATTTTGGAGAGAAAAGATATTACACATGGAATCAGCATTTAAAGTCCCATTTTGGAGATAAAATTATTAAAGTGCCACTTGATGGAGGATTTGATTGCCCGAATCGTGATGGCAATGCAGCATATGGAGGATGTACCTTCTGCTCTCAAAGTGGCTCAGGAGATTTTGCGGGGAACCGTCGTGATGATATCATCACACAATTTCACACCGTTAAAGAAAGAATGCATTCAAAATGGAAAAAAGGTAAATATATAGGCTATTTTCAAGCTTTTACGAACACCTACGCTCCTGTTGAGCAACTAAAAGAGCTTTATGAAACGGTACTCGAACAAGAAGGTGTTGTTGGACTTTCCATTGCTACGAGGCCTGATTGTTTACCAGATGATGTGATTGAATATTTAGCTGACTTAAATAAACGAACGTATCTTTGGGTCGAGTTAGGACTTCAGACTGTGCATGAGCGAACAGCAATGCTCATCAACAGAGCTCATGACTATGCAACCTATGTAGAAGGAGTAGAAAAACTTCGAAAACATAATATCAGAGTGTGTTCACACATCATTAACGGATTGCCGTTAGAAACCCCCGAAATGATGATGGAAACAGCACGAGAAGTTGCAAAGCTAGATGTTCAAGGAATCAAGATTCATCTGTTGCATCTTTTAAAAAAGACACCTATGGTCAAACAATACGAACAAGGCATGTTAGAATTTCTGGATTTTGACACATATGTGAAATTAGTTTGTGACCAGCTAGAGATCCTTCCCCCACAAATGATGATTCATCGACTAACTGGAGACGGACCATCTGATCTATTGGTTGGACCTATGTGGAGTCTGAACAAATGGAAAGTGTTAAATGCAATTGAAAGTGAGCTAAAAAACAGAAATAGTTTTCAAGGTAAATTTTATAATA